One stretch of Spirochaetota bacterium DNA includes these proteins:
- the ribD gene encoding bifunctional diaminohydroxyphosphoribosylaminopyrimidine deaminase/5-amino-6-(5-phosphoribosylamino)uracil reductase RibD, with the protein MKDRRYMELALKIAFERMGKTSPNPPVGAVIVRDDRVIAAGGTGPYGSSHAEAAALAAAGSDCRGADMYVTLEPCNHFRKTPPCTAAMIRAGIARVFVPVLDPNPLVSGKGIAELSKAGVETVFMEEMAGHAVDIIRPFRKFIMRRRPFVMSKSAVTLDGRIASRTGNSQWISSEHSRLLTHRLRSKVDAIVIGKNTLLCDNPSLNVRLGSFDADVAAYFAGTPPAMAGRENFILKSLAAVDEPEPRNPLRVVIGLPEKVDPSWNIMADDNYLFFERREKGEAIARSDGAAAELLAAGRLHLVDTATPKDEIRAVLEELARRGVMFVLLEGGGRLAGSFFDAGEIDQFFYIITPRIIGAGLPPLAGTGVERIADALVLRDVSMMPVKDDIIYTGYREPYHFEMM; encoded by the coding sequence TTGAAAGACAGGCGCTACATGGAGCTTGCGCTGAAGATAGCCTTCGAGCGCATGGGGAAAACGTCGCCCAATCCCCCGGTCGGGGCCGTGATCGTCAGGGATGACCGGGTCATAGCCGCCGGCGGCACGGGCCCCTACGGGTCAAGCCACGCAGAAGCCGCGGCCCTCGCGGCGGCCGGGAGCGACTGCCGCGGCGCCGACATGTACGTGACCCTGGAGCCGTGCAACCATTTCAGGAAGACCCCGCCCTGCACGGCAGCCATGATCAGGGCTGGAATAGCGAGGGTCTTTGTGCCGGTCCTTGATCCTAATCCTCTAGTTTCAGGCAAGGGGATCGCCGAGCTTTCGAAGGCCGGCGTCGAGACAGTCTTCATGGAGGAGATGGCCGGCCATGCCGTGGACATCATCCGCCCCTTCAGGAAGTTCATCATGCGGCGCCGCCCCTTTGTCATGAGCAAGAGCGCCGTCACCCTGGACGGCCGTATCGCGTCACGGACGGGCAATTCGCAGTGGATATCATCGGAGCACTCCCGCCTGCTGACCCACAGGCTCCGCTCCAAGGTGGACGCGATAGTTATCGGCAAGAACACGCTCCTGTGCGACAACCCGTCCCTGAACGTGCGCCTCGGCTCTTTCGACGCCGATGTGGCGGCCTACTTCGCCGGGACGCCGCCGGCCATGGCGGGTCGGGAGAATTTTATCTTGAAATCCCTCGCGGCCGTGGACGAACCGGAGCCGCGCAATCCCCTGCGGGTGGTCATCGGGCTTCCAGAAAAGGTCGACCCGTCGTGGAACATCATGGCCGACGATAACTATCTCTTTTTCGAGCGCAGGGAAAAAGGCGAGGCCATCGCGCGGTCCGACGGGGCCGCCGCCGAACTGCTTGCCGCCGGCAGGCTTCACCTGGTGGACACCGCGACGCCGAAGGACGAGATCAGGGCCGTCCTTGAGGAGCTGGCGCGGCGCGGCGTCATGTTCGTCCTTCTCGAGGGCGGGGGAAGGCTTGCCGGCTCCTTCTTCGACGCCGGCGAGATTGACCAGTTCTTCTATATTATTACGCCCAGGATCATCGGGGCGGGACTGCCGCCCCTGGCCGGGACCGGCGTTGAGAGAATCGCCGACGCCCTGGTGTTGCGCGACGTTTCGATGATGCCGGTGAAGGATGACATCATCTACACCGGGTACCGGGAACCGTATCACTTTGAAATGATGTGA
- a CDS encoding riboflavin synthase — MFTGLIEEIGTIAAVSRAGDGLRLTVRAERVLEGTRVGDSICINGACQTVTALDGSSFTVFVSSVTASVTTLGSFKANRKVNLERAMTPSSRFGGHFVQGHVDGRGAVRAVEKDSMGRGVIIDAGTDLTRYIVAKGSVAVDGVSLTVVAADEKGFSLYFIPETLENTVLSEWKTGAEVNIEVDILAKYVERMLRSGKADDRSNDGALMKKLMEEGFV; from the coding sequence ATGTTTACGGGATTGATCGAAGAAATCGGAACGATCGCGGCAGTGTCCCGGGCCGGCGACGGCCTCCGCCTGACCGTGCGGGCCGAACGGGTGCTGGAGGGCACCCGCGTCGGTGATTCCATCTGCATCAACGGGGCGTGCCAGACCGTAACGGCCCTTGACGGCTCGTCCTTCACCGTGTTCGTTTCATCCGTGACCGCGTCGGTCACGACCCTCGGCTCCTTCAAGGCGAACAGGAAGGTGAACCTGGAGAGGGCCATGACCCCGTCCTCCCGCTTCGGCGGCCATTTCGTCCAGGGTCATGTAGACGGCCGCGGCGCCGTCAGGGCCGTGGAGAAGGATTCCATGGGCAGGGGCGTGATCATCGACGCCGGGACGGACCTGACGAGGTACATCGTGGCCAAGGGGTCGGTTGCGGTAGACGGCGTGTCCCTTACCGTTGTCGCGGCTGACGAAAAGGGCTTCTCGCTCTATTTCATTCCGGAGACGCTGGAGAACACCGTCCTGTCGGAATGGAAGACCGGCGCCGAGGTGAATATCGAGGTGGACATCCTGGCGAAATACGTGGAGCGGATGCTCAGGAGCGGAAAGGCCGATGACCGCTCCAATGACGGGGCGCTGATGAAAAAACTCATGGAAGAGGGATTCGTTTAG
- a CDS encoding STAS domain-containing protein, translated as MEMTIQHPTDTVTLIRLKGKFTIEDINQFKEKTSSIEKGPATTVLIGFTDLEYIDSSGIGSLILLMNMAKNRGITIVIYDLQDEIKNVFRISYLDKFFNITTAPELKKEFPGIHL; from the coding sequence ATGGAAATGACCATACAACACCCGACGGATACCGTCACCCTCATCAGGCTGAAGGGAAAATTCACCATCGAGGATATCAATCAGTTCAAGGAAAAGACCTCATCCATCGAGAAAGGGCCCGCCACGACGGTACTGATAGGCTTTACGGACCTGGAGTACATCGATTCATCCGGCATCGGTTCGCTCATCCTCCTGATGAACATGGCCAAGAACAGGGGGATCACCATCGTCATCTACGATCTCCAGGATGAGATCAAGAATGTTTTCAGGATATCATACCTTGACAAGTTCTTCAATATAACCACGGCCCCGGAGCTGAAAAAGGAGTTTCCGGGGATACACCTGTGA
- a CDS encoding Gfo/Idh/MocA family oxidoreductase, with the protein MKKQDVNIALIGCGRIGFLLENDPLRNKPCTHFGGASAAGLSITHACDISGERLSRFGKAAGIPRENLFEDYRALIRAARPRLCVIATWTESHERIAVEASRGGAAVIVLEKPMASSLPGCRRIMTECRHNGTAVIINHERRFDGRYRKVKEMISRGTIGAVKTVHGSILTGAYGGPSDPGEGGGPLLHDGTHLVDMIRFLLGDIAAVEGEFQRTGRSRGFEDRACAWLKTAGGIDVFLEAGGGRKYFVFELSISGTLGKIVIGNGYESLFLGRESQFYTGFRDLAPAPFPRYRAGNCFRELYREAKRALGGHEAATSTAEDGYRALEAIHAVYLSSHKGRKTVSLPVAPRSIDLEKIFGLAQKSL; encoded by the coding sequence GTGAAAAAGCAAGACGTCAACATCGCACTGATCGGTTGCGGGAGGATAGGGTTCCTCCTTGAGAACGATCCGCTCCGCAACAAGCCCTGCACGCATTTCGGCGGCGCGTCGGCCGCCGGCCTATCCATCACCCACGCCTGCGACATCAGCGGGGAGCGCCTGTCGCGCTTCGGGAAAGCTGCGGGCATCCCCCGGGAAAACCTCTTCGAGGATTACCGGGCCCTGATCAGGGCGGCGCGGCCGCGCCTCTGCGTCATCGCCACCTGGACCGAAAGCCACGAGCGGATAGCCGTTGAGGCGTCCCGGGGCGGCGCGGCAGTGATCGTCCTGGAAAAGCCGATGGCCTCCTCCCTACCCGGCTGCCGCCGCATCATGACCGAGTGCCGGCACAACGGCACCGCCGTCATCATCAACCACGAGCGGCGCTTTGACGGCCGCTACCGGAAAGTGAAGGAGATGATCTCCCGCGGAACGATCGGCGCGGTGAAGACCGTGCACGGATCGATCCTCACCGGCGCCTACGGGGGTCCCTCGGACCCCGGCGAGGGCGGCGGGCCGCTCCTTCATGACGGGACCCACCTGGTGGACATGATCCGCTTCCTCCTCGGCGACATCGCGGCGGTGGAGGGAGAATTCCAGCGAACCGGGCGATCCCGGGGCTTCGAGGACCGCGCCTGCGCCTGGCTCAAGACCGCGGGGGGGATCGACGTGTTCCTGGAGGCGGGCGGCGGGAGGAAGTATTTCGTTTTCGAGCTTTCCATATCCGGCACCCTGGGCAAGATAGTTATCGGCAACGGGTACGAGTCCCTTTTCCTCGGCAGGGAATCGCAATTCTATACCGGGTTCCGCGACCTTGCCCCGGCGCCCTTCCCCAGGTACCGCGCCGGGAACTGCTTCCGCGAGCTCTACCGCGAGGCGAAACGGGCCCTCGGGGGGCATGAGGCCGCCACATCCACGGCCGAGGACGGGTACCGGGCCCTGGAGGCGATTCATGCCGTCTACCTTTCATCACACAAGGGCCGGAAAACCGTATCCCTCCCCGTCGCTCCCCGGTCGATCGACCTCGAAAAAATATTCGGTCTTGCGCAAAAAAGCCTTTGA
- a CDS encoding glutamine synthetase encodes MDTDQNKAYVLKLAHDSNVKFIRLWFTDILGFLKSFAITIEELEDAITEGVRFDGSTLQGFIRTDEREMIALPDVSTFKILPWRPQQDSVARMICDIHQMDMTPYEGDSRYILKQNLKKAAARGFTFYTGPEIEFFFFRNFNQPEILDRGGYFDLTPLDAATDYRRDIVLTLEKMGIDVISSHHEASHSQHEIDLRHEDALTTADNIMTFRLITKEIALLNNIYASFMPKPLAGQNGSGLHIHQSLFKDEKNIFFDKNNPHYLSRTAEHYIAGLLKHSNEFFVLTNQWINSYKRLHRDFESPTRATWSTTSHNAMVRVPHCRPDKPNAMRIELQSPDSACNPYLALSAILAAGLKGIDEKYKLDHPMEDTDHPEQYDTRAGQHLPEQLHDALAHFESSPFMKEIVGEVLFNKLIANKRLELSRYNRYITDYEIQEYLPIL; translated from the coding sequence ATGGACACCGATCAGAATAAAGCATATGTCTTGAAGCTCGCCCATGACAGCAACGTGAAATTCATCCGTCTCTGGTTCACCGATATCCTGGGCTTCCTGAAGAGCTTCGCCATCACCATCGAGGAGCTTGAGGACGCCATAACCGAGGGGGTCCGGTTCGACGGGTCTACGCTCCAGGGCTTCATCCGGACGGACGAGCGTGAAATGATCGCGCTTCCCGACGTGTCCACCTTCAAAATCCTGCCCTGGCGCCCGCAGCAGGACTCGGTGGCGCGCATGATCTGCGATATCCACCAGATGGACATGACCCCCTATGAGGGTGATTCCCGGTATATCCTGAAGCAGAACCTAAAGAAGGCGGCGGCCCGCGGATTCACCTTCTACACCGGTCCCGAGATCGAATTCTTCTTTTTCAGGAACTTCAACCAGCCGGAAATACTGGACCGCGGCGGCTACTTCGACCTCACCCCGCTGGACGCGGCCACCGATTACCGGCGCGACATCGTGCTGACCCTGGAGAAGATGGGCATCGACGTCATATCATCGCACCACGAGGCGTCCCACAGCCAGCACGAGATCGACCTACGCCATGAAGACGCGCTCACCACGGCGGACAACATCATGACGTTCCGCCTCATCACCAAGGAGATAGCGCTCCTCAACAACATCTACGCTTCCTTCATGCCGAAGCCCCTGGCCGGACAGAACGGCTCCGGCCTGCACATTCACCAGTCTCTCTTCAAGGACGAAAAGAACATCTTTTTCGACAAGAACAACCCGCACTACCTTTCCAGGACCGCCGAGCACTACATAGCGGGGCTCCTGAAACACAGCAACGAATTCTTTGTCCTCACCAACCAGTGGATCAATTCGTATAAGCGCCTCCACAGGGACTTCGAGTCTCCCACGCGCGCCACCTGGAGCACCACCAGCCATAACGCCATGGTCAGGGTGCCCCACTGCAGGCCGGACAAGCCGAACGCCATGAGGATCGAGCTGCAGAGCCCCGATTCGGCCTGCAATCCCTACCTGGCGCTCTCCGCCATCCTCGCGGCGGGCCTGAAAGGGATCGATGAGAAATACAAGCTGGACCACCCCATGGAGGACACGGACCATCCGGAGCAGTACGATACCCGCGCCGGGCAGCATCTTCCGGAACAGCTCCATGACGCGCTGGCGCACTTCGAGTCGAGCCCCTTCATGAAGGAAATCGTCGGCGAAGTGCTCTTCAACAAGTTGATCGCCAATAAAAGGCTGGAGCTATCACGGTACAACCGCTATATCACCGACTACGAGATCCAGGAATATCTGCCGATTCTGTAA
- a CDS encoding PDZ domain-containing protein: protein MKKMLLSVVMLFMGVAVVIGLPSCRKNDQKGLLGIVVPVGQEKVRKNAPYVITGVYEDSPAFRAGLRPDDRIVQINGAELEGLEYDHIYNSMLRGPSGTKVTIVVERKGETMVFDVVRGE, encoded by the coding sequence ATGAAAAAAATGTTATTGTCGGTGGTCATGCTCTTCATGGGCGTCGCCGTTGTCATCGGCCTCCCCTCCTGCAGGAAAAACGACCAGAAAGGACTGCTGGGCATAGTGGTCCCCGTGGGCCAGGAAAAGGTGCGGAAAAACGCGCCCTATGTCATTACCGGCGTCTACGAGGATAGTCCGGCCTTCCGGGCAGGACTGCGCCCGGATGACCGCATCGTGCAGATCAACGGGGCGGAATTGGAAGGCCTGGAATACGATCATATTTACAATAGCATGCTCCGCGGCCCCTCGGGCACAAAGGTCACCATCGTCGTTGAGAGGAAGGGAGAGACGATGGTCTTTGACGTGGTGCGGGGGGAGTGA
- a CDS encoding HAMP domain-containing protein, with amino-acid sequence MDNDADTFAGFKELFSDLKIRTKLISIISLILIVSLAGMILLATYFFKSDNEIRANELNHKIADITSQKMQNDCAALVEKLNLMGNTMIQQIPQKALFTDLFFANDRNMIYVGIGTRAGGGIRFERSVNSRAFFDENRLTLQAVDAISETYAPAFLGAFGGEAVIQNVSKSFNTPALAMALPFQKNADGSVASILVCYLKLDRFLQAFRTRDIFETFMVSARGDVIAHPDSRIVLSHGNFIRLPIVEEMLKSRLDNGQKRYRDDDGEYRLGSFKKIGFGGLGVIATVSEEKAFRAVYQIQRRNILIMIIVLNLGILIVYFFSKTLTTPITRLVGATKEIEKGNFRVDIVPTSGDEIGELTRSFVSMGRGLEERETLKETFGKFVSKDIAELVLSGKVKLGGERKTATVFFSDIREFTSISEKLEPEEVVEFLNQYMTRMVNCVEVTNGVVDKFIGDAIMAVWGAPVSYGNDVENAINGALMMRNELMGFNKGRGGPKKPVIRIGCGINTGPVLAGQIGSEERMEYTVIGDTVNLASRIEQLNKPFGTDILISQETCAQIRHKFLVEPMQKIRVKGKAEPQQIYAVLGRRDDPEAPKNIDGLRRLLGIDMKGKPESPPADEVKYEILK; translated from the coding sequence ATGGACAACGATGCCGATACCTTCGCCGGGTTTAAAGAGTTATTCTCTGATTTAAAGATCCGCACCAAGCTGATATCGATAATTTCGCTGATACTTATCGTCTCCCTTGCCGGGATGATACTTCTTGCCACCTACTTTTTCAAATCAGACAACGAGATACGGGCCAACGAGCTCAATCACAAGATCGCCGATATTACGTCGCAGAAAATGCAGAATGACTGCGCCGCCCTGGTTGAAAAACTCAACCTCATGGGAAACACCATGATCCAGCAGATACCGCAGAAGGCCCTTTTCACCGACCTTTTTTTCGCCAATGACCGTAACATGATCTACGTCGGCATCGGCACGCGTGCGGGTGGCGGCATCCGCTTCGAAAGGTCCGTCAACAGCAGGGCTTTTTTCGATGAGAACCGCCTGACCCTCCAGGCCGTGGACGCCATCAGCGAAACCTATGCCCCGGCGTTTCTCGGCGCCTTCGGCGGCGAGGCCGTCATACAGAACGTTTCCAAGAGCTTCAATACCCCGGCACTGGCCATGGCCCTGCCGTTCCAGAAGAACGCCGACGGCTCCGTGGCGTCCATCCTGGTCTGCTACCTGAAGCTTGACCGGTTCCTCCAGGCCTTCAGGACCAGGGACATCTTCGAGACCTTCATGGTGAGCGCCAGGGGAGACGTCATCGCCCATCCCGACAGCAGGATCGTCCTCTCACACGGAAATTTCATCAGGCTGCCCATCGTCGAGGAGATGCTGAAGAGCAGGCTCGACAACGGCCAGAAGCGCTACCGCGACGACGACGGGGAGTACCGCCTGGGCTCCTTCAAGAAGATCGGTTTCGGCGGACTCGGCGTCATCGCCACCGTGAGCGAGGAGAAGGCCTTCAGGGCGGTCTATCAGATCCAGCGCCGCAATATACTGATCATGATCATCGTCCTCAACCTCGGCATCCTCATCGTCTACTTTTTCAGCAAGACCCTGACCACGCCCATTACCCGACTCGTCGGGGCCACCAAGGAGATCGAGAAGGGAAATTTCAGGGTTGACATCGTGCCGACGTCGGGCGACGAGATAGGGGAGCTGACACGGTCCTTTGTGTCCATGGGGCGCGGCCTCGAGGAGCGCGAAACGCTGAAGGAGACCTTCGGAAAGTTCGTCAGCAAGGACATCGCTGAGCTGGTGCTGAGCGGCAAGGTCAAGCTCGGCGGGGAGCGCAAGACCGCGACCGTATTCTTCTCGGACATCCGCGAATTCACCTCCATCTCCGAGAAGCTCGAGCCGGAAGAGGTGGTCGAGTTCCTGAACCAGTACATGACCAGGATGGTCAATTGCGTCGAGGTCACCAACGGCGTGGTGGACAAGTTTATCGGCGACGCCATCATGGCCGTGTGGGGGGCCCCGGTTTCCTACGGGAACGACGTGGAGAACGCCATCAACGGCGCCCTCATGATGCGCAACGAGCTGATGGGCTTCAACAAGGGGCGCGGCGGCCCCAAGAAGCCGGTCATACGGATCGGCTGCGGCATCAACACCGGGCCGGTCCTCGCGGGCCAGATCGGCTCGGAGGAGCGGATGGAGTACACGGTCATCGGGGACACGGTCAACCTGGCCTCCCGCATCGAGCAGCTGAACAAGCCCTTCGGCACGGACATCCTCATATCGCAGGAGACCTGCGCCCAGATACGGCACAAGTTCCTCGTCGAGCCGATGCAGAAAATACGCGTCAAGGGAAAGGCCGAGCCCCAGCAGATCTACGCGGTCCTCGGCAGGAGGGACGATCCCGAAGCGCCGAAAAACATCGACGGGCTGCGGCGCCTCCTCGGCATCGACATGAAGGGGAAGCCGGAGTCTCCCCCGGCCGATGAAGTGAAGTATGAAATACTCAAGTAA
- a CDS encoding PQQ-binding-like beta-propeller repeat protein translates to MKYSSNIRADLIAVGASVLIIAGCSALLYADYARKVDAGGAKRIGTLTYKQEVVQRKYGSQVIWEDLARNVAVYDNDSIRTAELSEAVVRLNDGTTIAIDENSLILLAMSGEGVNIDFSHGSIAANREAAGDEAASKISITSKDAVVSMNSGGVRLSGSGEKGLDVTVTEGSAAVRSGSEEKTIKKDERATVTKDAGTKVVKLNLKILSPAHNGIIVTAAPIAPVTFTWADARGYDGGIVLEIARDSGFSRGAVARAAAGNSLTERLGEGSFYWRIRGRNAAIGAEEYSEVRKIGILRDMPTGLLYPAHNEVISYSVKPPIINFRWRENRVATDYTVEISRSPAFSAIERSLPTTLLDISVDGLGAGTYYWRVRSNNSGIVSYKGVSAVSSFKIERMAALTAPVLIAPPDGRRLSSSMTGKAGKVLFSWSADSQVGLYDFMVGTDREFRNIVIREKVKGNVFALRGRLEPKRYYWRVATDAETGGLFSATNALLVVPGGTVIPGLPRVIRAGGSGGEEKRADIRFPCAAKDFTGVRTIELARDRGFLDGAGSVATSENFAVMEGVAAGAYFWRVRLFDEERSQIGEGETRSIFVNVNGQIVGSAEEIAPAPGVPAVTGEEAAPVEGTAEAPGRKQAGMREDLPEKKPMEEAVNIKQADQGRTRGEELARKRQAALEKRRKEALAGKRGDDQARKKREEMAAKRGEDIARKRREYLAKNNQDKPAVKKREDAAQHQREDLAKKKREELAQKKRDDAARRRREELPKKKQDEVARTKQETPGKKKRDEPAVIKREDMARRRQEEPAKKKQEGPSKKETPGQEKPSLAITSGTLGSAIYVNSKLVGYGTARLNPVPGKKLVITIVADGYGEYKQSLTMGSGEKKNINARLVPGAADFKEKRPGRKLRWRTNLASTVMSRPVHRGNMIVATTRNGYLLGMNLNGGQLWRTALGSVARSTPAADDSAVYVVTVNGFLFSIALKSGAVNWKKKIEGPLLYGSEPVVDGGRVFIATSYGVVQAFSRGGGELWRRNLEEGVFSSMTCDGGVLYVGTARSNIYAINAGDGSVRWTFATDGRIFSASPRAHRGVLYAGCDSGAFYAINRDGSLRWEFRAKKGILSAPALAGDTVCFGSEDGTIYALGADDGGKLWEFSTRGPIISGPDVSRDSILVPCGNAVFSIDVKTGELNWREGFPSGVNTPVTVVGDTAFVGLNNGDFISIASF, encoded by the coding sequence ATGAAATACTCAAGTAACATCAGGGCCGATCTGATCGCGGTCGGCGCCAGCGTCCTGATCATCGCCGGGTGCTCGGCGCTGCTCTACGCGGATTACGCGCGGAAGGTGGACGCGGGCGGCGCGAAGCGGATCGGCACCCTAACCTACAAGCAAGAGGTCGTCCAGCGCAAGTACGGCTCCCAGGTCATATGGGAGGATCTCGCCCGGAACGTTGCCGTCTACGACAACGACTCGATACGGACGGCGGAGCTCTCGGAGGCCGTCGTCAGGCTCAATGACGGTACCACGATCGCCATCGACGAGAACAGCCTGATACTCCTGGCGATGAGCGGGGAGGGCGTGAATATCGACTTTTCCCACGGATCGATAGCGGCCAATCGAGAGGCGGCCGGCGATGAGGCCGCCTCAAAAATAAGCATCACGTCAAAGGACGCCGTTGTTTCCATGAACAGCGGCGGCGTCAGGCTGTCCGGGTCCGGGGAAAAGGGATTGGATGTGACGGTCACCGAGGGGAGCGCCGCGGTCAGATCCGGCAGCGAAGAAAAAACAATCAAAAAGGATGAGCGGGCCACTGTTACCAAGGATGCCGGGACGAAGGTAGTCAAGCTGAATCTCAAGATCCTGTCGCCGGCCCATAACGGCATCATCGTGACCGCCGCCCCGATAGCGCCGGTCACGTTCACCTGGGCTGACGCGCGGGGCTATGACGGGGGGATCGTCCTGGAGATCGCGCGGGACAGCGGTTTTTCCAGGGGCGCCGTTGCCAGGGCCGCAGCCGGGAACAGCCTGACGGAAAGACTCGGCGAGGGGAGCTTTTACTGGCGGATCCGGGGGCGAAACGCCGCAATCGGCGCCGAGGAATACAGCGAAGTAAGGAAGATCGGCATCCTTCGCGACATGCCAACGGGGCTTCTGTATCCCGCGCATAACGAAGTCATATCATACAGCGTAAAGCCTCCCATCATCAACTTCCGGTGGCGGGAAAACAGGGTGGCGACCGATTACACGGTGGAGATATCCCGGAGCCCGGCCTTTTCCGCCATCGAGCGGTCCCTCCCGACGACGCTCCTGGATATCTCGGTGGACGGCCTCGGGGCCGGGACCTATTACTGGCGTGTCAGGTCGAATAACAGCGGCATCGTGTCTTATAAAGGGGTGAGCGCGGTCTCATCATTCAAAATCGAACGCATGGCGGCGTTGACCGCCCCTGTCCTCATAGCGCCTCCCGATGGCAGGCGATTGAGCTCATCCATGACCGGCAAGGCCGGGAAAGTCCTTTTCAGCTGGAGTGCCGACAGCCAGGTCGGCCTGTATGATTTCATGGTGGGTACCGACAGGGAATTCCGGAACATCGTAATACGGGAAAAAGTGAAGGGGAACGTGTTCGCCCTTCGCGGACGCCTGGAGCCGAAGCGGTATTACTGGCGGGTCGCAACCGATGCCGAAACCGGCGGGCTTTTTTCCGCCACCAATGCTCTCCTGGTGGTGCCCGGGGGCACGGTGATCCCCGGCCTACCCAGGGTCATCCGCGCCGGCGGCTCCGGAGGTGAAGAGAAACGCGCGGATATACGGTTCCCCTGCGCGGCAAAGGATTTCACGGGGGTCAGGACAATCGAGCTGGCCCGGGACAGGGGATTCCTTGACGGCGCCGGATCGGTGGCCACCTCGGAAAATTTTGCGGTCATGGAGGGCGTTGCGGCAGGCGCGTACTTCTGGCGGGTGCGCCTCTTTGACGAAGAACGCAGTCAGATCGGGGAAGGGGAGACGCGCAGTATCTTCGTGAATGTAAACGGCCAAATCGTCGGATCCGCCGAAGAGATCGCGCCGGCGCCGGGTGTGCCCGCCGTCACCGGAGAGGAAGCGGCGCCGGTTGAAGGGACGGCGGAGGCGCCGGGGCGGAAACAGGCCGGGATGCGGGAAGATCTTCCTGAGAAAAAACCCATGGAGGAAGCTGTAAATATAAAACAGGCTGACCAGGGGCGGACGCGCGGTGAAGAGCTGGCCAGGAAGAGACAGGCGGCGCTGGAAAAGAGAAGAAAGGAAGCCCTTGCCGGGAAGCGGGGGGATGATCAGGCACGGAAAAAGCGCGAGGAGATGGCCGCGAAAAGAGGGGAAGATATAGCCCGGAAACGGCGGGAGTACCTGGCGAAGAACAATCAGGATAAACCGGCGGTGAAAAAGCGCGAGGATGCGGCTCAGCATCAGCGCGAAGACCTGGCGAAGAAGAAGCGGGAAGAACTGGCGCAGAAGAAACGCGATGACGCGGCCCGCCGCCGGCGTGAGGAGCTCCCGAAGAAGAAACAGGATGAGGTCGCCCGTACGAAGCAGGAGACGCCGGGGAAGAAAAAGCGGGATGAGCCGGCAGTAATAAAGCGCGAGGACATGGCCCGGCGACGGCAGGAGGAGCCGGCGAAGAAAAAACAGGAAGGGCCGTCAAAAAAAGAGACCCCCGGGCAAGAGAAGCCCTCGCTGGCCATTACCTCGGGGACGCTGGGAAGCGCCATCTATGTCAATTCAAAGCTGGTCGGCTACGGCACGGCTCGGTTGAATCCCGTTCCCGGCAAGAAGCTCGTCATCACCATCGTGGCGGACGGATATGGCGAATACAAGCAGTCACTGACCATGGGGAGCGGAGAAAAGAAAAATATCAACGCCCGCCTTGTCCCGGGCGCGGCGGATTTCAAGGAGAAGCGCCCGGGGAGGAAGCTGCGCTGGAGGACCAATCTCGCGTCAACGGTCATGTCGCGGCCGGTGCACCGGGGCAACATGATCGTCGCGACCACCAGGAACGGCTATCTGCTGGGGATGAACCTGAACGGCGGGCAGCTCTGGCGCACTGCCCTGGGGAGCGTTGCCCGGTCGACCCCGGCGGCGGATGATTCGGCGGTATACGTCGTCACCGTGAACGGGTTCCTCTTTTCCATCGCCCTGAAGAGCGGCGCCGTCAATTGGAAGAAGAAGATCGAAGGGCCCCTCCTGTACGGCTCCGAGCCGGTGGTTGACGGGGGGAGGGTCTTTATCGCCACGAGCTATGGCGTGGTCCAGGCCTTTTCCCGGGGCGGCGGCGAGCTGTGGCGCCGGAACCTGGAGGAAGGCGTTTTCAGCTCCATGACCTGCGACGGCGGCGTCCTGTACGTGGGAACGGCGCGATCGAACATATACGCCATCAACGCAGGCGACGGCAGCGTCAGGTGGACCTTCGCCACGGACGGCAGGATATTCTCCGCGTCTCCCAGGGCGCACCGTGGCGTCCTCTATGCCGGGTGCGACAGCGGCGCCTTCTACGCCATCAACCGCGACGGCTCCCTCAGGTGGGAATTCAGGGCGAAAAAGGGGATCCTGTCGGCCCCGGCCCTGGCCGGCGATACGGTCTGCTTCGGCTCCGAAGACGGCACGATCTATGCCCTTGGGGCGGATGATGGCGGAAAGCTGTGGGAATTCAGCACCAGGG